From Solea senegalensis isolate Sse05_10M linkage group LG7, IFAPA_SoseM_1, whole genome shotgun sequence, a single genomic window includes:
- the LOC122772629 gene encoding thrombospondin type-1 domain-containing protein 4-like, which yields MIRAYRKYRDSDGKDTPDELMELLFAVNSIPIASAECERRFSQMNLICTPKHASLLTSTISTLLFLNLVGPPLAKFNPVPYVGSWVAKGHRTATDTRSKTRKKEEEENPDMLPQLTVSECTSLGCDGYLGSGKVMDICGVCGGDNTTCQLVSGLFQHSLSKIGYHKIVEIPEGATKINVTEMLKSRNYLALRSRSGRSIINGNWAIDRPGKYEGGGTMFTYRRPNEISSTAGESFLAEGPTNEILDVYMIFQQPNPGVHYEYILPSENAVGPQQPNHRTEGNTVTEPGSHDHHSNTHQENFDTAGGERTPPPPPPPLPDNQVPAVQPPTRQRDYNWKLAGVTECSASCGKGFRYSVFQCVHRLNHVQVSDALCDSSSRPSPQEEACNLQPCPAFWDIGEWSECSKTCGLGMQHRQVLCRQVYANRTLNVHTSHCRHLEQPETASTCQLKICSEWQIRTDWTSCSVPCGLGQRSREVRCVSNVGDFVPDEECNMNLRPVDVENCDMGACAKSWFYTEWGNTCSAECGMGVRTRGVLCLTNHVGSLPLEGCGNERPPDSQVCNNGPCENRIEWFTGPWSQCSAECGAGSQQRSVVCLMRSDEGFAIMPLYECSSLERPLSQQSCNLKACGAKWYHTDWSACSKTCEGGFRVREVRCLSDDMQSSEGCDELLRPAEKEDCNPEPCIPYIDDNCKDKYFNCNVVVQARLCVYDYYKMTCCASCSLEAHKQSMNRGRS from the exons ATGATACGGGCCTACAGAAAGTACAGAGACTCCGATGGAAAAGACACCCCCGATGAGCTGATGGAGTTACTTTTTGCTGTCAACAGCATTCCCATTGCAAGTGCTGAATGTGAGCGCAGATTTTCTCAAATGAACCTGATTTGCACTCCCAAGCATGCCTCTTTGCTCACATCCACCATATCAACTTTACTCTTCCTAAATCTTGTTGGACCCCCTCTGGCCAAATTCAATCCAGTCCCGTATGTGGGGTCGTGGGTGGCCAAAGGACACAGAActgccacagacacacgcagTAAAACccgaaaaaaagaggaggaggagaatccAGACATGCTC CCACAGCTCACTGTGTCTGAGTGTACG AGTTTAGGCTGCGATGGTTACCTGGGATCGGGAAAGGTGATGGACATATGTGGAGTGTGTGGAGGGGACAACACAACCTGTCAGCTGGTCTCTGGACTCTTCCAACACAGTTTGTCTAAGATCGGCTATCACAAGATCGTGGAGATCCCTGAAGGAGCCACCAAGATCAACGTCACAGAGATGTTGAAGAGCCGGAACTACCTAG CTCTCCGAAGCCGATCGGGGCGATCCATCATCAATGGAAACTGGGCTATTGACCGACCAGGGAAGTACGAAGGAGGGGGGACCATGTTCACCTACCGGCGTCCTAATGAAATCAGCAGCACAGCTGGGGAGTCCTTCCTCGCTGAAGGGCCCACCAATGAGATCTTGGATGTTTAT ATGATCTTCCAGCAGCCGAACCCTGGTGTTCATTACGAGTACATTCTCCCCTCTGAGAATGCAGTGGGGCCTCAGCAACCAAACCACAGAACAGAAG GGAACACCGTGACAGAGCCAGGGTCACATGACCACCACAGCAACACTCACCAGGAAAACTTTGACACAGCAGGTGGAGAgaggactcctcctcctcctcctcctcctctccccgaCAACCAGGTGCCTGCTGTTCAGCCACCAACTCGCCAGAGGGACTACAACTGGAAACTGGCCGGTGTCACGGAGTGCAGCGCCTCCTGTGGTAAAG GATTCAGATACTCCGTCTTTCAGTGTGTCCACCGACTGAACCATGTCCAGGTGTCGGATGCTTTGTGCGACAGCAGCAGCCGGCCGTCTCCGCAGGAAGAGGCTTGCAACCTGCAGCCCTGTCCAGCATT CTGGGACATTGGAGAGTGGTCAGAATGCAGCAAGACCTGTGGCCTGGGCATGCAACATCGACAGGTTCTGTGTCGCCAGGTGTACGCAAACCGTACCCTCAACGTCCACACAAGCCACTGCCGACACCTGGAGCAGCCAGAAACTGCCAGCACCTGCCAGCTGAAGATCTGCAGCGAGTGGCAGATCCGCACCGACTGGACTTCT TGCTCTGTGCCATGTGGgctgggtcaaaggtcaagggaGGTACGCTGTGTCAGCAACGTGGGTGACTTTGTGCCAGATGAGGAATGCAACATGAATCTGCGGCCCGTCGACGTAGAGAACTGTGACATGGGAGCCTGCGCCAAGAGCTGGTTTTACACTGAATGGGGCAACACG TGCTCTGCTGAATGTGGGATGGGTGTTCGGACGAGGGGAGTCCTCTGCCTGACCAACCACGTCGGCAGCCTTCCTCTAGAGGGTTGTGGCAACGAGCGGCCCCCTGATTCTCAGGTCTGCAACAACGGCCCCTGTGAGAATCGCATCGAGTGGTTCACTGGCCCCTGGAGCCAG TGCTCTGCAGAGTGTGGTGCAGGCAGCCAGCAGAGGTCAGTGGTGTGTCTGATGAGGTCAGATGAAGGGTTCGCCATCATGCCCCTGTATGAGTGTTCCTCCCTGGAGCGACCCCTCAGCCAGCAGAGCTGCAACCTGAAAGCCTGTGGAGCAAAGTGGTACCACACTGACTGGAGTGCT TGTTCAAAAACATGTGAGGGAGGTTTCCGTGTGCGGGAGGTGCGCTGCCTGTCAGACGACATGCAGTCCAGCGAGGGCTGTGACGAGCTGCTGCGACCAGCAGAGAAGGAGGACTGCAACCCAGAGCCCTGTATACCCTACATAG atGACAACTGCAAGGACAAGTACTTCAACTGCAACGTGGTGGTCCAGGCTCGCCTCTGCGTGTACGATTACTACAAGATGACGTGCTGCGCTTCGTGCTCGCTAGAGGCCCACAAACAGTCAATGAATCGGGGCCGCAGTtag